aggaaaagtgtattgtagggttattattgaaagaattagaggcaagacagaatgtaggattgcagatgagcaaggaggttttacagtgggtaggggatgtgtagatcaagtatttacattgaagcatatatatgaacagtatttagataaaggtagggaagtttttattgcatttatggatttagaaaaggcatatgatagtgtataggggagcaatgtggcagatgttgcaagtacgatATGGAATAggcggtaagttactaaatgctgtaaagagtttttatgaggatagtgaggctcaggttaaggtgtgtagaagagagggatactacttcccagtaaaagtaggtcttagacagggatatgtaatgtcaccatggatgttgaataaatttatagatggggttgtaaaagaagtaaatgctagagtgttcgggagagaggtgggattaaattatggggaatcaaataccaaatgggaattgacacagttactttttgctgatgatactgtgcttatgggagattctaaagaaaaattgcaaaggttagtggatgagtttgggagtgtgtataaaggtagaaagttgaaagtgagcatagaaaagagtaagatgatgagggtatcaaatgatttagataaagaaaacttggatatcaaattggggaggaggagtatggaagaagtgaatgttttcagatatttgggagctgatgtgtcagcggatggatttatgaaggatgaggttaactataggattgatgaaggaaaaaaggcgagtggtgcattgaggtgtatgtggagacaaaaaatgttatctatggaggcaaagaagggaatatatgaaagtatagtagtaccaacactcttatatgggtgtgaagcttgggttgtaaatgctgcagcgaggaggcggttgaggcagcggagatgtcctgtctaagggcaatgtgtggtgtaaatattatgcagaaaattcgaagtgtggaaattaggagaaggtgtggagttaatggaGTTatgccaacagattacttggatttatctcaagaagtataagtaacagaaatccaaaagttattttacagctctatacatcactagtgaggcctcatttagattatgctgctcagttttggtccccttactacaggatggatatagactcattagagaacatacagagaagaatgactaaaatgatttactgtgtaaggaacctcccgtatgaagatagacttaaagccttaaatctctactctctggagaggcgtagaatgaggggagatatcattgaagtatataagtggatgacgggcataaacaagggagatattaataaagtactgagggtgtcgaaccaggtaagaaccaggaataatggatttaagttggataaatttagatttagaaaggacataggtaagtactggttttctaacagagttgtagatgcgtggaacagtcttcccagtggggtgatagaggctaggaccttgggtagctttaagaagagactggacaaatatacgagtgggaggggctgggtttgattggtgtcattgggtacgggagttatttcttgggaagctttaggtagtagtcgttttgataaggacctgcctcacatgggccagtaggccttctgcagtgttcctccattcttatgttcttatgttaataaaggtattagtcagagggctgaagaggggttgttgaggtggtttggtcatttagagagaatggatcaaagtagaatgacatggaaagcatataaatctgtagggtaaggaaggcggggtaggggtcatcctcgaaaaggttggagggagggggtaaaagaggttttgtgggaagggcttggactttcagcaagcgtgcatgagcgtgttagataggcgtgaatggagacaaatggtatttgggacctgacgagctgttggaatgtgagcagggtaatatttagtgaagggattcagggaaattggttatttttatatagccagacttgagtcctggaaatgggaaatacagtgcctgcactttaaaggaggggtttgggatattggcagtttggagggatatgttgtgtatctttatacgtatatgcttctgaactgttgtattctgagcacctctgcaaaaacagtgattatgtgtgagtgaggtgaaagtgttgaatgatgaaagtattttctttttggggattttctttctttttgggtaaccctgcctcagtgggagacggctgacttgttaaaaaaaaaaaaaattgtatttccattattcttCATAAAACTTAAAAATTAGTCTTACACACACTGCTATTCACAAAAGCTGTACAACCCATGCAGGTTTAGTGTTTGAATATAATGAAACATTCATGTATATACCTAACACATTCAGCTTAGCACTTAGTTGTGATTTTTAACAATTAACAcatttagaattattattattattataatcaaaaagaagcgctaagccacaaggactatacagcaacacATTTAGAAATTAGTTGACTGGTCATGTATAACCTTTGGCAACTAGTCAGTCAGTCAATTTCCAGATGGGATATAATTTCCTTATAAAATGAAACTTGTAATATACTGATGTTTTTATTATGTAGAACAAAATTAGAAAAGAGGGACAATTTTTGGCTGAGAAAACTGTTCCAGAGTCAACCTTGATCGGAAAGTTTCTGAACAATAAAATCAAGAGACTTACGAATAGCAGCTAGGTTATTATCTATACTCTCAAGAACCTTATTACCCTCACGCTGCACACTGATTAATTCCTGCTGTCTCTTCCATTCTCGCCACTCTCGTCGTGACTCTTGTTCCTCTGTATCATTTTGCTCTTCGTCTATTTGCTGTTTTTGCTTTTTCACTTGTTTTTGAAGTGgcatacactgttgttgtgggtgtaatTGATCGTGGTGTCGAACCGCAGGTATTAAAATTATTTTGGGTGAATCATATTCATTTGTTCTTTTTCTTTTCTGGCTTGATTCTGGTGAGGATGTTGGCGAGGCAGGAGTCAAATTAATGGCTATGGGGCTTGAAGGCTGTGTCTGAGAAGTTCCTGGCAACACTTCCTGTAAAGGCGATGTTGAAGATTTGCGTCTCAGAGCATTTATGTTACTCATTATTTCATGCATTACCTGAAAAATGGAGTAATCTCATAAAATGTTATCATAAAATGAAGTTATCTTATTTCCAGATAATTGGTAGCACTAATTTAGTGGTTTTGACAATGAAAAAAATAGATCATTTAATACATTTGGGCACAGTATATTCAGTACATTAATGCCTGGTTAATGCAGCCAgcattaaccaggctgttaatgctggctgcacacaaactgacATATGAATCACAGCCTAGATGATCAAGTACTGATCAGTACCAAGAGCTGTGGAGGTGCACTTTATAACTTTGTTCAAAAATTCAACAATTGTTTTCCCCACTGCATAAAAGTTATGGAAGTTACCTTTTCCTTGTCATGAGAAACAAAAgtatgtaagaaaaaaaaaagaggaggaatGTCTCAGTATGCACAAGTTGGGAGGAAaggaaagaaaaattaaaaaaaaaaaatatataaatgagaAACAGCATCCTTTGAAtgtgatacctggagtttacctggagagagttccgggggtcaacgcccccgcggcctgttctgtgaccaggcctcctggtggatcagagcctgatcaaccaggctgttgctgctgactgcacgcaaaccaacgtacgagccacagcccggctggtcaggaaccgactttaggtgcttgtccagtgccagcttgaagactgccaggggtctgttggtaatcccccttatgtatgctgggaggcagttgaacaatctcgggcccctgacacttattgtatggtctcttaacgtgctagtgacacccctgcttttcattggggggatgttgcatcgtctgcccatgaaattaaaatatattttaatagaTATAGTGTAAATCAGTGATTTATAAATAGTTTAATTTATAAATAGTTTAATGCCTCACTAAGgggggttccttgatgttggtgagggactcttgatatAAATAACTGAACTTAACCTTCACTTCCTCAAAtataattgcctcccatttccccaagTTTTGTATAACCCTTATGGATTAAGCACTCCaggaatatattaataataataatggtttaaCAGCAATTCTGATCTTGGCTGTACAATAATGTGTAACTGGAATTAAGCAAATTAagagtcactgcacccctgttgcataaaaaatctgtccagagaggtctgtttctggcatctctaagatttgcctaaaatgggacaaggcattgtcactgaacatgttgcagacacgacttgcaacagctgtgtcagggtgatatttctccacaaaccTTTGGAACTCATTCCACCTTGCACACATGAAGAAGGCGCACActcccctctttcttcctcctcctctgaagcaatttcctcagctgcagtctgttgttgttccagttgaaggtcttgcagctcttcagcggTTAGCTCTTCCCAGTGGTCGTCCACCAGCTCTTCCAccaaaacactatctcctgctaactgtttttcattgatccacaccaccaacaacaacttctcaacatcttcgttTATTTGCAGTCTCTGTTTCGttagcacatttaccccttttgcaacatcaacTTTCTTGATTTTTTTTCACCAGAATGGAACTGATCGTTGATGTgaacttcccatacatcctggcaagatcGGCCATGCGTatgccactttcgtactttgctacgagctttcttgaattctatcatgtttctcgccttctttatcaaagggctggcactctgaactttctttggccccatggtggcttatttagcagtcacactcaataaacaagcacaaaaaacaatggattattacgaaatgttatCTGAACACGaggggtaatgttcactcaacgAGAAACAACGCCAGAGTGAGTCAGAATgagtgggatgctttgtgtgggtgcgGGCAGGCTGACGCGTTTGGTACGGACCATTGTCAACTATTAATGCTATAAATgtacaaaaactgggacaaaatttagacAAAAAAAGTCATTGAAAACCAAATACTACGAAAACCAGGGCATAccaaaactgaggttccactgtactataagTATATTAGGTATGAATGTAAGAAAAGAAATACAGATAATAATCTCAAAGATCCACTAGCTGTGCACTTGGAATATTTTTGTACTGCTCAGTCGACTAATTTTTTCGTTAACAGACTCTATGAccctcacgggtttagcgcttagttctgaTTGTAATAATTAACCCCAAAATGCTTTCATAtgagatgccttgatgctggtgatgttgaAGGAACTGGTGCTTCATTTCTCTTATCAGATCAGAAGCTTATTGCATTCCATTCCCAGGATTATAATAATGACACTACcaataaaataatattaattacCTCAAAATAATCACATCTTCTTGTTATGGCCTCTTCTccatacatctgtattttgttcaGTACATTTCTGTATGTTGATGTCAAATTGTGCCATTTCTTCTCAATTCTGTAGGCGCTTACTGCATATCCATGTTCACGAAGTTTTGTACTTGCATCTTCATATAGCATTTTCATTGTATATTTCCCATCTTGAAATTTTGGCCAAAGATTTTGAATTTCTGAGAGCAAAAGATGAATCATATCGCTGGACCATTTTTGATAAATACTGCCTGCAAATAAAGTattgtataaatttttacatcataaATCATAAAACTTCTGTTCTTAAGAGGAAACTGCTTAACATTTTTCTTGTTTAATTTAAAAACTACATTAATTTTTATCTCATTCTGTCCACTATTTTCAGATTTGAACACAAAATGATATTTATAGTGCTTTTTTCTAGTCATTTCAATATACATGTATAAGTGAAGCAGAATCAGAGAAATTCCATAACACCTACAAATCCAGTCAAGACTAAAGGTGAAAATTATAAACAGTCtcccttaaaatattttttttttttttaacaagtcagccgtctcctaccgaggcagggtgatccaaaaagaaagaaaatccccaaaaggaaaatactttcatcatcattcaacactttcacctcactcacacataatcactgtttttgcagaggtgctcagaacacaacagtttagaagcaaatacatataaagatacacaacatatccctccaaactgctaatatcctgaacccctcctttaaagtgcaggcattgtacttcccatttccaggactcaagtccggctatataaaaataaccggtttccctgaatcccttcactaaatattaccctgctcacactccaacagatcgtcaggtcccaagtaccattcgtctccattcactcctttcgaacacgctcatgcatgcctgctggaagtccaagcccccttgcccacaaaacctcccttaccccttccttccaaccttttcgaggatgacccctaccccgccttccttctacagatttaaatgctctccatgtcattctactttgatccattctctctaaatgaccaaaccacctcaacaacccttcttcagccctctgactaatacttttattaactccacaccttctaatttccacactccgaattttctgcatatttacaccacacattgcccttagacaggacatctccactgcctccaaccgcctcctcgctgctgcattcacaacccaagcttcacacccatataagagtgctggtattactatactttcatacattcccttctttgcctctagagataatgttttttttgtctccacatatacctcaatgcaccactcaccttttttccctcgtcaattctatgattaacctcatccttcataaatccatccgccgacacgtcaactcccaagtatctgaaaacattcacttcttccatactcctcctccccaatttgatatccaatttttctttatctaaatcatttgataccctcatcaccttactcttttctatgttcactttcaactttctaccttttcacacactcccaaactcatccactaacctttgcaatttttctttagaatctcccataagcacagaatcatcagcaaaaagcaactgtggcaattcccattttgtatttgatttcccataatttaatcccacccctctcccgaacaccctagcatttacttcttttacaaccccatctataaatatattaaacaaccttggtgacat
The nucleotide sequence above comes from Cherax quadricarinatus isolate ZL_2023a chromosome 40, ASM3850222v1, whole genome shotgun sequence. Encoded proteins:
- the LOC128687348 gene encoding uncharacterized protein isoform X3, whose product is MAGSIYQKWSSDMIHLLLSEIQNLWPKFQDGKYTMKMLYEDASTKLREHGYAVSAYRIEKKWHNLTSTYRNVLNKIQMYGEEAITRRCDYFEVMHEIMSNINALRRKSSTSPLQEVLPGTSQTQPSSPIAINLTPASPTSSPESSQKRKRTNEYDSPKIILIPAVRHHDQLHPQQQCMPLQKQVKKQKQQIDEEQNDTEEQESRREWREWKRQQELISVQREGNKVLESIDNNLAAIRKSLDFIVQKLSDQG
- the LOC128687348 gene encoding uncharacterized protein isoform X4 produces the protein MIHLLLSEIQNLWPKFQDGKYTMKMLYEDASTKLREHGYAVSAYRIEKKWHNLTSTYRNVLNKIQMYGEEAITRRCDYFEVMHEIMSNINALRRKSSTSPLQEVLPGTSQTQPSSPIAINLTPASPTSSPESSQKRKRTNEYDSPKIILIPAVRHHDQLHPQQQCMPLQKQVKKQKQQIDEEQNDTEEQESRREWREWKRQQELISVQREGNKVLESIDNNLAAIRKSLDFIVQKLSDQG
- the LOC128687348 gene encoding uncharacterized protein isoform X1, with protein sequence MSNIIPSFLLAFPRDGVFMKSEILRKCQSILTTVAYYQSFSKYPDAYCSIYQKWSSDMIHLLLSEIQNLWPKFQDGKYTMKMLYEDASTKLREHGYAVSAYRIEKKWHNLTSTYRNVLNKIQMYGEEAITRRCDYFEVMHEIMSNINALRRKSSTSPLQEVLPGTSQTQPSSPIAINLTPASPTSSPESSQKRKRTNEYDSPKIILIPAVRHHDQLHPQQQCMPLQKQVKKQKQQIDEEQNDTEEQESRREWREWKRQQELISVQREGNKVLESIDNNLAAIRKSLDFIVQKLSDQG
- the LOC128687348 gene encoding uncharacterized protein isoform X2, producing MSNIIPSFLLAFPRDGVFMKSEILRKCQSILTTVAYYQSFSKYPDAYCSIYQKWSSDMIHLLLSEIQNLWPKFQDGKYTMKMLYEDASTKLREHGYAVSAYRIEKKWHNLTSTYRNVLNKIQMYGEEAITRRCDYFEEVLPGTSQTQPSSPIAINLTPASPTSSPESSQKRKRTNEYDSPKIILIPAVRHHDQLHPQQQCMPLQKQVKKQKQQIDEEQNDTEEQESRREWREWKRQQELISVQREGNKVLESIDNNLAAIRKSLDFIVQKLSDQG